Proteins encoded by one window of Peptococcaceae bacterium 1198_IL3148:
- a CDS encoding aminotransferase class I/II-fold pyridoxal phosphate-dependent enzyme, whose amino-acid sequence MIKLNQKETPLISALLNYVKKGHVGLHVPGHRQGVAIPEEMANLKNEIFQYDLTELPGLDDLHHPEEAIAKAQTLAAQLYGCRNSYFMVNGTSGGLAALVLACCGPNDEIIIPRNVHRSILTGLILSGAKPVYIYPPALTGFGFTTVPSGQQLNHCICQHPGARAVLMVHPTYYGVTGNLSEIADITHRAGLPLLVDEAHGAHLRFFDQLPADALQCGADAVVQSTHKVGGALTQASMLHLNSDRVDQTRLEACLKMMQTTSPSYLLMASLDAARRQLAESGQRLIKQSYETARYLRAKLKALPGIEVLEKHHLNDTLAMDETRLVINTSKIGLTGYQVFDLLSAAGVQVEMADYHNIVAVLGLNADKGAGQSLYNGLLKIVKKYSGQKLLDATLNPPEAVVMVTPREAWLAKTLRIPLEQAVGKVCGDSISVYPPGIPAVCPGELITQELLEYLLAVRTHKLHIQCSGDATLKTITVVDCGV is encoded by the coding sequence TTGATTAAGTTGAACCAAAAAGAAACACCACTGATCAGCGCTTTGCTAAATTATGTAAAAAAAGGCCATGTTGGCTTGCATGTGCCGGGGCATAGGCAGGGTGTGGCGATACCGGAAGAAATGGCCAATTTAAAAAATGAAATTTTTCAATATGATTTAACGGAATTGCCCGGCCTCGATGACTTGCACCACCCAGAGGAGGCCATTGCCAAAGCCCAAACTTTGGCTGCTCAGTTATATGGGTGCCGAAACAGTTACTTTATGGTCAACGGTACCTCCGGTGGCTTAGCGGCTTTAGTGTTGGCCTGTTGTGGCCCCAATGATGAAATTATTATACCCAGAAATGTCCACCGGTCCATTTTGACCGGGCTGATTTTAAGTGGAGCAAAGCCAGTATATATATACCCGCCCGCTTTAACGGGTTTTGGTTTTACCACCGTGCCCAGTGGTCAACAGTTGAATCATTGTATTTGCCAACACCCCGGGGCCCGGGCAGTGCTGATGGTGCATCCCACCTATTATGGTGTAACCGGGAACCTAAGTGAAATTGCCGACATAACTCACCGAGCGGGTCTACCCCTATTGGTGGATGAGGCCCACGGGGCACATTTGCGTTTTTTTGATCAGTTGCCGGCGGATGCTCTGCAGTGTGGTGCCGATGCGGTGGTACAAAGCACCCATAAAGTTGGTGGAGCGCTGACCCAGGCATCCATGCTGCATTTGAATTCTGACCGGGTGGATCAAACCAGGCTGGAGGCTTGTTTGAAAATGATGCAAACAACCAGCCCTTCTTATCTATTGATGGCTTCATTGGATGCAGCACGGCGTCAGTTGGCGGAAAGTGGCCAGCGGTTAATAAAGCAGTCCTATGAAACAGCCCGCTACCTGCGGGCTAAGTTGAAAGCATTGCCGGGGATTGAAGTGTTGGAGAAACATCACTTAAATGATACCCTAGCAATGGATGAAACTAGATTGGTTATCAACACCAGTAAAATCGGCTTGACTGGTTACCAAGTTTTTGACCTACTATCTGCCGCCGGTGTGCAGGTTGAAATGGCCGATTACCACAACATTGTGGCGGTGCTGGGTCTTAACGCCGACAAGGGTGCGGGGCAGAGCTTGTACAACGGGTTATTAAAGATCGTTAAAAAATACAGTGGCCAAAAGTTGCTCGATGCAACATTAAATCCGCCGGAAGCGGTGGTGATGGTTACCCCCAGAGAGGCATGGTTAGCCAAAACCTTACGAATTCCCTTAGAACAAGCAGTGGGCAAAGTTTGTGGTGACAGTATTTCTGTTTACCCGCCGGGCATACCGGCAGTTTGCCCGGGAGAATTAATTACCCAGGAACTATTGGAGTATCTCTTGGCAGTGCGTACCCATAAACTGCACATCCAATGCTCGGGGGATGCAACTTTAAAAACAATAACTGTAGTTGATTGCGGGGTTTGA
- a CDS encoding sigma factor G inhibitor Gin encodes MTEFIPICIYCNWPWNQDNKGLFIKGKYICATCEQKLIQSNCSQPEYQYYISGLKKIWRCFEA; translated from the coding sequence ATGACAGAGTTTATACCCATTTGCATTTATTGCAATTGGCCTTGGAACCAAGATAACAAAGGTCTTTTTATTAAGGGTAAATATATTTGTGCCACCTGTGAGCAGAAACTAATACAAAGTAATTGTAGTCAACCGGAATATCAGTATTATATCAGTGGCCTAAAAAAGATTTGGCGTTGCTTTGAGGCTTGA
- a CDS encoding ferredoxin family protein: protein MAVEFKPRTLELEKAQWSVFPGLCKGCGLCIEKCPKKCISWSKVLGVYGTPSVEANDDCIACGICQMVCPDTAINVVRKGKEKANSESALAE from the coding sequence GTGGCTGTAGAATTTAAGCCCCGTACCCTTGAACTAGAGAAAGCTCAGTGGAGTGTTTTTCCCGGCCTGTGCAAAGGCTGTGGTTTGTGTATTGAAAAATGTCCCAAAAAATGCATTAGTTGGTCTAAAGTGCTGGGTGTATATGGTACACCTTCGGTAGAAGCTAATGATGACTGCATTGCCTGTGGTATTTGTCAAATGGTTTGTCCCGATACCGCCATCAATGTGGTGCGTAAAGGCAAAGAAAAAGCAAACAGTGAGTCTGCTCTAGCTGAATAA
- a CDS encoding 2-oxoacid:acceptor oxidoreductase family protein, whose protein sequence is MAELTKIMLAGEGGQGVQSVAQILAEAADNEGKEALYIPNFGVEQRGGVSIAYLQISNERIGAPKFNIGDIVVAVSERAILRTKQYVGENTIFIYDSSVDIAEEELPQNAAKILAIPALDIAKNELHPRVFNIIILGVIVAATKVVSQEDAKKAIEKKLGYKFEQNPKLRELNFKAIDRGAELVSQ, encoded by the coding sequence ATGGCTGAATTGACCAAAATTATGTTGGCAGGTGAAGGTGGCCAAGGGGTTCAATCTGTAGCGCAAATTTTGGCCGAGGCTGCTGACAACGAAGGTAAAGAAGCATTATATATTCCTAACTTTGGTGTTGAGCAACGGGGCGGTGTATCCATTGCCTATCTGCAAATCAGCAATGAACGCATTGGTGCTCCTAAATTTAACATCGGTGACATTGTGGTGGCCGTAAGTGAACGGGCTATTTTACGCACCAAGCAATATGTTGGCGAAAATACTATTTTCATATACGATTCCAGCGTTGATATTGCTGAAGAAGAACTGCCCCAAAATGCAGCTAAAATATTAGCTATTCCTGCCTTGGACATTGCTAAGAATGAACTGCATCCACGGGTGTTTAACATAATTATTCTCGGTGTCATTGTGGCAGCAACCAAAGTGGTTTCTCAAGAAGATGCCAAAAAGGCCATTGAGAAAAAATTGGGTTATAAATTTGAGCAAAATCCAAAACTGCGTGAACTGAACTTTAAAGCCATCGATAGAGGTGCTGAACTGGTTTCACAATAG